The following proteins are encoded in a genomic region of Streptomyces gobiensis:
- a CDS encoding hydantoinase B/oxoprolinase family protein: protein MSGRWEFWIDRGGTFTDVVGKRPDGQLVTEKLLSHDPGRYRDAAVAGIRRLLGTGPDEPVPADRIDVVKMGTTVATNALLERTGEPTVLVTTAGFRDALRIAYQNRPRLFDRHIVLPEALYERVVEVPERVGAHGEPVHPVDLRTTEELLRAVHRDGIRSAAIVLLHSYRHPAHEEEVAHLAREIGFTQVSCSHEVSPLIKLVPRGDTTVVDAYLSPVLRRYVEDVAGELQHVRLMFMQSGGGLREATHFRGKDAVLSGPAGGVVGMARSCAEVGHHQVIGFDMGGTSTDVSHYAGELERTFDSQVAGVRMRAPMMDIHTVAAGGGSVLHFDGARYRVGPDSAGAVPGPACYRRGGPLAVTDANVMLGRVQPEHFPRVFGASGDLPLDTGTVRKRFTALAEEIARATGDDRSPEEVAEGFLEIAVLNMANAVKKISVQRGHDITRYALASFGGAGGQHTCAVADALGIDTVIVPPLAGVLSAYGIGVADATALREQSIETELTDTAMGRIRAVSAQLAERTRAELHADGIPDAAIRTTARVHLRYAGTDAAVPVALDEAALMRAEFARVHRARYGFTMDKPLVAATAVVEAVGQSGHRTPHTAAAPPPGSGQPRPADRVRLYTEGRWQDTALYRRTELRPGDTVRGPAIIAEADATTVVDSGWQASADERGHLLLTRTRPRPATSAVGTDVDPVKLEVFNNLFMSIAEQMGVRLESTAHSVNIKERLDFSCALFDNEGNLIANAPHMPVHLGSMGESIKEVLRRNEGAVRPGDVYAINDPYHGGTHLPDITVVTPVFSQDGRELLFLVASRGHHAEIGGLTPGSMPAFSHTVHEEGVLFDNWLLVHDGRLREAETRELLTSAPYPSRNPEANLADLRAQIAANEKGIAEVHRMIEQFGLEVVQAYMRHVRNNAEESVRRTITSLTDGSYRYETDSGAVIQLTVTVDRESRSAVLDFTGTSPQREDNFNAPSSVVMAAVLYVFRTLVADDIPLNSGCLTPLRVRIPEGSMLAPTYPAATVAGNVETSQAVTGALYAALGVQAEGSGTMNNITFGNDRVQYYETVASGSGAGDGFPGADAVQTHMTNSRLTDPEVLEWRYPVRVEDFSVRRGSGGRGRWRGGDGVVRRIRFLEPMTIALLTGHRRVPPYGMAGGQPGALGRNAIERADGRVTRLDGVAAAEAGAGDVLVIETPGGGGYGA, encoded by the coding sequence ATGAGCGGACGCTGGGAATTCTGGATCGACCGTGGCGGCACGTTCACCGATGTGGTGGGCAAGCGCCCGGACGGACAGCTGGTCACGGAGAAACTGCTCTCGCACGACCCCGGCCGGTACCGCGACGCCGCCGTCGCGGGCATCCGCCGGCTGCTGGGGACCGGCCCTGATGAGCCGGTGCCCGCCGACCGTATCGACGTGGTCAAGATGGGCACCACCGTCGCCACCAACGCGCTGCTGGAACGCACCGGAGAGCCCACCGTCCTGGTCACCACCGCCGGTTTCCGGGACGCTCTGCGGATCGCCTACCAGAACCGGCCCCGGCTCTTCGACCGGCATATCGTGCTGCCCGAGGCGCTCTATGAGCGGGTCGTCGAGGTGCCCGAACGGGTTGGTGCCCACGGCGAGCCGGTACACCCCGTCGACCTGCGTACCACCGAGGAGCTGCTGCGCGCCGTCCACCGGGACGGCATCCGCTCCGCCGCCATCGTCCTGCTGCACAGCTACCGGCACCCCGCCCACGAGGAGGAAGTCGCTCACCTCGCCCGGGAGATCGGCTTCACCCAGGTGAGCTGCTCACACGAGGTCAGTCCGCTGATCAAGCTGGTGCCACGCGGCGACACCACCGTCGTGGACGCCTATCTCTCCCCGGTGCTGCGCCGCTATGTGGAGGACGTCGCCGGGGAACTCCAGCATGTGCGGCTGATGTTTATGCAGTCCGGCGGCGGACTGCGCGAGGCCACTCACTTCCGCGGCAAGGACGCGGTGCTCTCCGGCCCCGCCGGCGGCGTGGTCGGCATGGCCCGCAGCTGCGCCGAGGTCGGCCACCATCAGGTCATCGGCTTCGACATGGGCGGCACCTCCACCGATGTCTCGCACTACGCGGGCGAGCTGGAGCGGACGTTCGACAGCCAGGTGGCCGGAGTACGGATGCGCGCCCCGATGATGGACATCCACACCGTCGCCGCCGGCGGCGGGTCCGTCCTGCATTTCGACGGTGCCCGCTACCGGGTCGGGCCCGACTCGGCCGGAGCCGTGCCCGGACCGGCCTGCTACCGGCGCGGTGGGCCGCTGGCCGTCACCGACGCCAACGTGATGCTCGGCCGGGTGCAGCCGGAACACTTTCCCCGTGTTTTCGGAGCCTCCGGCGACCTGCCGCTGGACACCGGCACCGTGCGCAAGCGCTTCACCGCCCTGGCCGAGGAGATCGCCCGGGCCACCGGTGACGACCGCAGCCCCGAGGAGGTCGCTGAGGGTTTTCTCGAGATCGCCGTCCTCAATATGGCCAACGCGGTCAAGAAGATCTCCGTGCAACGCGGCCACGACATCACCCGCTACGCGCTGGCCAGCTTCGGCGGCGCGGGTGGCCAGCACACCTGTGCGGTCGCCGACGCGCTGGGCATCGACACGGTCATCGTGCCGCCGCTGGCCGGGGTCCTCTCCGCCTATGGCATCGGCGTCGCCGATGCCACCGCCCTGCGCGAACAGTCCATCGAGACCGAGCTCACCGACACCGCCATGGGCCGGATCCGGGCCGTCAGCGCCCAGCTGGCCGAACGCACCCGCGCCGAACTGCACGCCGACGGCATCCCCGACGCCGCCATCCGCACCACCGCCCGCGTCCACCTCCGGTATGCGGGCACCGACGCGGCAGTGCCCGTGGCTCTCGATGAAGCAGCCCTGATGAGGGCGGAGTTCGCCCGCGTCCACCGCGCCCGCTATGGCTTCACCATGGATAAGCCGCTGGTCGCAGCCACCGCGGTGGTTGAGGCGGTCGGCCAGAGCGGGCACCGTACACCCCACACCGCCGCCGCCCCGCCCCCGGGCAGCGGACAGCCGCGCCCGGCCGACCGGGTGCGGCTGTACACCGAAGGCCGGTGGCAGGACACCGCGCTCTACCGCCGTACGGAGCTGCGCCCCGGCGACACCGTCCGCGGCCCGGCGATCATCGCCGAGGCCGACGCCACCACCGTCGTCGACTCCGGCTGGCAGGCGAGCGCCGACGAGCGCGGCCATCTGCTGCTCACCCGGACGCGGCCCCGGCCGGCCACCAGCGCGGTCGGCACGGATGTCGACCCGGTCAAGCTGGAGGTTTTCAACAATCTCTTTATGTCCATCGCCGAACAGATGGGCGTCCGTCTGGAGAGCACCGCACACTCCGTCAACATCAAGGAGCGGCTGGACTTCTCCTGCGCCCTCTTCGACAACGAGGGCAACCTCATCGCCAACGCTCCCCATATGCCCGTACATCTGGGCTCCATGGGCGAGTCCATTAAAGAGGTGCTGCGCCGTAACGAAGGCGCCGTACGGCCCGGTGATGTCTACGCCATCAACGATCCCTACCACGGTGGCACCCATCTGCCCGATATCACCGTGGTCACCCCGGTCTTCTCGCAGGACGGCCGGGAGCTCCTCTTCCTGGTCGCTTCCCGCGGCCACCACGCCGAGATCGGCGGTCTGACGCCGGGCTCCATGCCCGCCTTCAGCCACACCGTTCATGAGGAGGGTGTCCTCTTCGACAACTGGTTGCTGGTACACGACGGCCGACTACGTGAGGCGGAGACCCGCGAGCTGCTCACCTCCGCGCCCTACCCCTCACGTAACCCCGAGGCGAACCTCGCCGACCTGCGCGCCCAGATCGCGGCCAACGAGAAGGGGATCGCCGAAGTCCACCGGATGATTGAGCAGTTCGGGCTGGAGGTCGTCCAGGCCTATATGCGGCATGTGCGCAACAACGCCGAGGAGTCAGTGCGCCGTACCATCACCTCCCTCACCGACGGCTCATACCGGTACGAGACCGACAGCGGGGCCGTCATCCAGCTCACCGTCACGGTCGACCGCGAAAGCCGCAGCGCTGTCCTGGACTTCACCGGCACCTCGCCACAGCGCGAGGACAACTTCAACGCGCCCAGCTCGGTGGTGATGGCGGCGGTGCTCTATGTCTTCCGCACCCTGGTGGCCGACGACATCCCGCTGAACAGCGGTTGCCTCACGCCTTTGCGGGTCCGGATCCCCGAAGGCTCGATGCTCGCCCCCACCTACCCGGCCGCCACCGTCGCGGGCAACGTGGAGACCTCGCAGGCTGTCACCGGCGCCCTCTACGCGGCGCTCGGTGTGCAGGCCGAGGGCTCCGGCACCATGAACAACATCACCTTCGGCAACGACCGGGTGCAGTACTACGAGACCGTGGCCAGCGGCTCCGGCGCGGGCGACGGCTTCCCCGGTGCGGACGCCGTACAGACGCATATGACCAACTCGCGGCTCACCGACCCCGAGGTGCTGGAATGGCGCTATCCCGTGCGGGTCGAGGACTTCTCCGTACGCCGGGGCAGTGGCGGCCGGGGCCGCTGGCGGGGCGGCGATGGAGTGGTCCGGCGTATCCGCTTCCTGGAGCCGATGACCATCGCGCTGCTCACCGGCCACCGCCGGGTGCCGCCCTACGGGATGGCGGGCGGCCAGCCCGGCGCGCTGGGCCGCAACGCGATCGAGCGTGCGGACGGCAGGGTCACCCGCCTGGACGGTGTCGCCGCGGCGGAGGCCGGGGCCGGTGATGTGCTGGTGATCGAGACGCCAGGCGGCGGTGGTTACGGGGCGTAG
- a CDS encoding SpoIIE family protein phosphatase: MDGAGRDADGRDGGGLPHLEGGSDRDGVTAAPGGLLDLLRVSAFVLDATGRIVLWSPEAERLFGYTAQEALGSYAGRLLVAERHLSLVKDLFARVMAGARWSGVFPIQCRDGSMRPMEFRNMRLRDVDGEVYALGLAADAKTVRQLETDLAMSNSLVNQSPIGMALFDTDLRWLRINPALERMNGLPAEAMLGRKLADVLPTVDVQAVERALQHVMETGEPLLDQQTIGRTAADPEQDHVWSVSYYRIDDPRGHPLGMAASAIDVTERHRAAAEVAEARERLAVIADAGFRIGTTLDLQQTARELAEVAVPRLADFAAVDVLDSVLSGEVAMAVQSDGSARFRALAVAAADETDATRAADRVGELASYGPSRVITQSVREARPILLPEVSASMMRRIAKDEESAAMLEDEGVHSYLAAPLIARGDVLGTVSLYRTRNPRPFDDQDLTLAAELAARAAICVDNARLYSRERNAALTLQRSLLPDRPPDYEGIDIASRYRPAVSEVGGDWFDVLPLKDNKLGLIVGDVMGKGVHAAAIMGQLRTATRAFARLDLPPAELLRHLDDILAALGDSIATCLYAVCDPVHGWCELSSAGHLPPILVHPDGRSELVDIPNAVPLGVGGIPFSTERRELAEDTTLALFTDGLVEERRAPIDEGLDALLLLLAGEPRPLEETCDTVLAALHRMPQDDVALLLARRASSR, from the coding sequence ATGGACGGGGCCGGTAGGGACGCGGACGGCAGGGACGGCGGTGGCCTCCCGCACCTGGAGGGTGGGTCGGACCGGGACGGCGTCACCGCCGCGCCAGGGGGACTTCTCGACCTGCTCCGGGTCTCCGCCTTCGTGCTGGACGCCACGGGGCGGATCGTGCTCTGGAGCCCCGAGGCCGAGCGGCTGTTCGGATATACCGCGCAAGAGGCCCTGGGCTCCTACGCCGGCCGGCTGCTGGTCGCAGAGCGGCATCTGTCGCTGGTCAAGGATCTGTTCGCCCGGGTCATGGCGGGGGCGAGGTGGTCGGGGGTCTTCCCCATCCAGTGCAGGGACGGCTCGATGCGCCCCATGGAGTTCCGCAATATGCGGCTGCGCGATGTGGACGGCGAGGTGTACGCCCTGGGCCTGGCCGCCGACGCGAAGACCGTACGGCAGCTGGAAACGGACCTGGCCATGTCGAACAGCCTGGTCAACCAGTCCCCGATCGGGATGGCACTGTTCGACACCGATCTGCGCTGGCTCCGTATCAACCCGGCCCTGGAACGTATGAACGGTCTGCCCGCCGAGGCCATGCTGGGCCGCAAGCTCGCCGACGTACTGCCCACGGTGGATGTGCAGGCCGTCGAGAGGGCGCTGCAGCACGTCATGGAGACCGGTGAGCCGCTGCTGGACCAGCAGACCATCGGCCGGACCGCCGCCGACCCGGAACAGGACCACGTCTGGTCGGTCTCCTACTACCGGATCGACGACCCGCGAGGACATCCGCTGGGCATGGCCGCCTCCGCCATCGACGTCACCGAACGCCATCGGGCGGCCGCCGAGGTGGCCGAGGCGCGCGAACGGCTCGCGGTCATCGCCGACGCCGGGTTCCGCATCGGCACCACCCTGGATCTGCAGCAGACAGCCCGGGAACTGGCCGAGGTCGCCGTTCCCCGGCTCGCCGACTTCGCTGCTGTGGATGTACTGGACTCGGTGCTCAGCGGGGAGGTCGCCATGGCGGTGCAGTCCGACGGCTCCGCCCGGTTCCGGGCCCTCGCGGTGGCCGCGGCAGACGAGACGGACGCCACCCGTGCCGCCGACCGTGTCGGCGAGCTGGCGTCATACGGCCCCTCACGGGTGATCACGCAGAGCGTCAGAGAAGCGCGGCCGATTCTGCTGCCCGAGGTGAGCGCTTCGATGATGCGGCGCATCGCGAAGGATGAGGAGTCCGCCGCCATGCTCGAGGACGAGGGCGTGCACTCCTATCTCGCCGCCCCGCTGATCGCACGCGGCGATGTGCTGGGCACGGTCAGCCTCTACCGCACCCGCAATCCACGGCCGTTTGACGATCAGGACCTCACACTCGCCGCCGAACTGGCCGCGCGCGCCGCCATCTGTGTGGACAACGCGCGCCTGTACAGCCGTGAACGCAACGCCGCCCTCACTCTCCAGCGCAGTCTGCTCCCCGACCGGCCACCGGACTACGAGGGCATCGACATCGCTTCCCGCTACCGGCCCGCCGTCAGCGAGGTCGGTGGGGACTGGTTCGACGTACTTCCCCTCAAGGACAACAAGCTTGGACTGATCGTCGGCGATGTGATGGGCAAGGGAGTACACGCCGCGGCGATCATGGGCCAGCTTCGCACCGCCACCCGGGCCTTTGCCCGGCTCGATCTGCCACCCGCTGAACTGCTGCGCCATCTGGACGACATTCTGGCTGCCCTCGGTGACTCGATCGCCACCTGCCTCTACGCGGTCTGCGATCCGGTGCACGGCTGGTGCGAGCTGTCCAGCGCCGGGCATCTCCCCCCGATCCTGGTTCATCCGGACGGCCGGTCCGAACTCGTCGACATCCCCAACGCCGTGCCGCTCGGGGTAGGCGGGATCCCCTTCAGCACCGAGCGGCGGGAGCTGGCCGAAGACACCACGCTGGCCCTGTTCACGGACGGACTGGTGGAGGAACGGCGTGCCCCCATCGATGAGGGCCTGGACGCCCTGCTCCTGCTCCTGGCGGGTGAGCCCCGCCCGCTGGAGGAGACCTGCGATACGGTGCTGGCCGCTCTGCACCGGATGCCGCAGGACGATGTCGCCCTCCTCCTCGCGCGCCGGGCCTCGTCCCGGTAG
- a CDS encoding SDR family NAD(P)-dependent oxidoreductase: MRIKGRTAVVTGASGGIGRATAHALAARGAKVVVTARRPEALAAVVAECQARGAEALAVPADITDAQAVAEVARTAAERFGALDIWINCAAVTAFGPFDATPLEIHRRVLDVNVMGYVHGAHAALPYLRQRPNAVLVNVSSVVGVVAQPYTTAYTMSKFANRALGASLRQELRLENAGHIKVCSVLPASIDTPIFQQAANYTGRRVRPMPPVYRPQWAARTVVQVIRLPRHEVISGPAGRPLVLASKVAGAWVERRLAVIVDRKHLSRTEAAALGEGNLYEPTPGRGAVTGGWRARRRGR, from the coding sequence ATGCGGATCAAGGGACGGACAGCCGTCGTCACCGGGGCCTCCGGAGGCATTGGCAGGGCCACCGCACATGCCCTGGCCGCCCGTGGGGCCAAGGTCGTGGTGACCGCGCGGCGCCCCGAAGCGCTGGCAGCCGTGGTGGCCGAGTGCCAGGCCAGAGGCGCCGAAGCGCTGGCCGTGCCGGCCGACATCACCGACGCCCAGGCGGTGGCGGAGGTGGCCCGCACCGCCGCGGAGCGGTTCGGCGCACTCGACATCTGGATCAACTGCGCCGCGGTGACGGCGTTCGGGCCGTTCGACGCGACCCCACTGGAAATCCACCGGCGCGTGCTCGATGTCAATGTGATGGGGTACGTCCACGGCGCCCACGCCGCCCTGCCGTATCTGCGGCAGCGCCCCAACGCCGTGCTGGTCAATGTCTCCTCGGTGGTGGGAGTGGTGGCACAGCCCTACACCACGGCATACACCATGTCGAAATTCGCCAACCGCGCACTGGGCGCGAGCCTCCGCCAGGAGCTGCGGTTGGAGAACGCGGGGCACATCAAGGTGTGCTCGGTGCTGCCCGCCTCCATTGACACCCCGATCTTCCAGCAGGCGGCGAACTACACCGGCCGCCGGGTGCGGCCTATGCCCCCGGTGTACCGCCCGCAGTGGGCGGCCCGCACGGTGGTCCAGGTGATCCGGCTGCCGCGCCATGAGGTGATCTCCGGCCCGGCCGGGCGGCCGCTGGTGCTGGCGAGCAAGGTGGCGGGCGCGTGGGTCGAGCGTCGGCTGGCCGTCATCGTGGACCGGAAGCATCTGTCCCGCACCGAGGCGGCCGCCTTGGGCGAGGGCAATCTGTACGAGCCCACTCCCGGCCGTGGTGCGGTGACCGGCGGCTGGCGGGCGCGCCGCCGCGGGCGCTGA